From a region of the Deinococcota bacterium genome:
- a CDS encoding LysM peptidoglycan-binding domain-containing protein, giving the protein MLWKRRLLTWGSATFLSLALAQATLAQETIVQPGDSLWSIAQRHQTTVEALKEANGLSADRLNPGHVLKLPGSAQSKPLTYTVQAGDTPYKIALSFGLSINELIAINNLDGHIIRVGQVLKLTSDANDAPATPLVITVQPGDSLWLLAHTHDVSWQAIADANGIPRANPTLRVGTRLTIPGRYTTGQAQGGYVPPSITVARGDTLEVLARRHGTTVSALMAANDLRGTMIRAGQT; this is encoded by the coding sequence ATGTTGTGGAAGAGACGACTCTTAACGTGGGGAAGCGCAACCTTTTTATCTCTCGCCCTAGCCCAAGCGACCCTAGCCCAAGAGACTATCGTACAGCCGGGGGATTCGCTGTGGTCGATCGCACAGCGCCACCAGACCACGGTCGAGGCGCTCAAGGAGGCCAACGGCCTCAGCGCCGACAGGCTCAATCCCGGCCATGTGCTCAAACTGCCCGGCTCGGCGCAGAGCAAGCCGCTCACCTACACCGTGCAGGCCGGCGACACCCCCTACAAGATCGCCCTCTCCTTTGGTCTGTCGATCAACGAGCTCATCGCCATCAACAACTTAGACGGCCACATCATCCGGGTGGGTCAGGTCCTAAAGCTCACTTCGGACGCCAACGACGCGCCCGCCACCCCGCTCGTCATCACCGTCCAGCCGGGCGATTCTCTCTGGCTGCTGGCCCACACCCATGACGTAAGCTGGCAGGCGATCGCCGATGCCAACGGCATCCCCCGCGCCAACCCGACCTTGCGGGTCGGCACCCGGCTGACCATCCCCGGCCGCTACACGACGGGCCAGGCGCAAGGCGGCTACGTGCCGCCCAGCATCACGGTGGCGCGGGGGGATACGCTCGAGGTCCTGGCCCGCCGCCACGGCACCACCGTCTCCGCGCTGATGGCCGCCAACGACCTGCGCGGCACCATGATCCGGGCCGGCCAGACGC